In the genome of Syngnathoides biaculeatus isolate LvHL_M chromosome 14, ASM1980259v1, whole genome shotgun sequence, one region contains:
- the neurod1 gene encoding neurogenic differentiation factor 1 isoform X2 — translation MTRSEQNFGESEVQQEEAGSPTGAGTGAGAGTGGEEEEEDERCLMDEDEEEEEDQEEEPDQDDGENKPKRRGPKKKKMTKARMQRFKVRRMKANARERNRMHGLNDALESLRKVVPCYSKTQKLSKIETLRLAKNYIWTLSEILRSGKAPDLITFVQALCKGLSQPTTNLVAGCLQLNPRTFLPDQSPELQAHLPPPGGTPYVGHFSYQSPGLTPGLPSPPYGTMDPSHIFHQVKGPAYGAPEAYFEGVLVTDSPAFDPPLSPPLSINGNFSSFKHEAADYDKTYSFSVHYGGGGGTHGGGGGTHGGVYTQVDNLMGFDGHSHHERVMNAQLNAIFHES, via the exons atgacaaGATCAGAGCAGAATTTCGGTGAGTCTGAGGTTCAGCAGGAGGAGGCGGGCAGCCCCACAggagcaggaactggagctggTGCAGGAACgggaggggaggaggaagaggaagacgagCGCTGCTTGAtggacgaggacgaggaagaggaggaagaccaGGAGGAAGAGCCAGACCAGGACGACGGCGAGAACAAACCCAAAAGACGAGGAcctaagaaaaagaagatgaccAAGGCGCGCATGCAGAG GTTCAAAGTTCGGCGTATGAAAGCCAACGCTCGCGAACGCAACCGCATGCACGGCCTGAACGACGCTCTGGAGAGTCTGCGTAAAGTGGTACCGTGTTACTCCAAGACCCAAAAACTGTCCAAGATCGAGACTCTACGCCTGGCCAAGAATTACATCTGGACCCTCAGCGAGATCCTGCGATCTGGGAAAGCCCCAGACCTCATCACCTTTGTACAGGCGCTCTGTAAAG GTCTTTCCCAACCAACCACCAACCTGGTGGCGGGCTGCCTCCAACTGAACCCTCGCACCTTCCTACCCGACCAGTCACCCGAGCTCCAGGCCCACCTCCCTCCTCCGGGTGGCACTCCCTACGTAGGCCACTTCTCTTACCAGAGCCCGGGCCTGACGCCAGGCCTGCCCAGCCCGCCCTACGGTACCATGGACCCGTCGCATATCTTCCACCAGGTGAAAGGTCCGGCGTACGGCGCCCCGGAAGCGTACTTCGAAGGCGTCCTGGTGACGGACAGCCCCGCTTTCGACCCGCCCCTCAGCCCCCCCCTCAGCATCAACGGAAACTTCTCGTCCTTCAAACACGAGGCGGCGGACTACGACAAGACCTACTCCTTCAGTGTGCACTACGGCGGCGGGGGAGGCACTCACGGAGGGGGGGGTGGCACTCACGGTGGCGTCTACACGCAGGTGGACAACCTGATGGGCTTCGATGGACACTCGCATCACGAGCGGGTGATGAACGCCCAGCTCAATGCCATCTTCCACGAGTCCTGA
- the neurod1 gene encoding neurogenic differentiation factor 1 isoform X1, translated as MKNCSTRIFIIIIIIIIMTRSEQNFGESEVQQEEAGSPTGAGTGAGAGTGGEEEEEDERCLMDEDEEEEEDQEEEPDQDDGENKPKRRGPKKKKMTKARMQRFKVRRMKANARERNRMHGLNDALESLRKVVPCYSKTQKLSKIETLRLAKNYIWTLSEILRSGKAPDLITFVQALCKGLSQPTTNLVAGCLQLNPRTFLPDQSPELQAHLPPPGGTPYVGHFSYQSPGLTPGLPSPPYGTMDPSHIFHQVKGPAYGAPEAYFEGVLVTDSPAFDPPLSPPLSINGNFSSFKHEAADYDKTYSFSVHYGGGGGTHGGGGGTHGGVYTQVDNLMGFDGHSHHERVMNAQLNAIFHES; from the exons ATGAAAAACTGCAGCACCAggatcttcatcatcatcatcatcatcatcatcatgacaaGATCAGAGCAGAATTTCGGTGAGTCTGAGGTTCAGCAGGAGGAGGCGGGCAGCCCCACAggagcaggaactggagctggTGCAGGAACgggaggggaggaggaagaggaagacgagCGCTGCTTGAtggacgaggacgaggaagaggaggaagaccaGGAGGAAGAGCCAGACCAGGACGACGGCGAGAACAAACCCAAAAGACGAGGAcctaagaaaaagaagatgaccAAGGCGCGCATGCAGAG GTTCAAAGTTCGGCGTATGAAAGCCAACGCTCGCGAACGCAACCGCATGCACGGCCTGAACGACGCTCTGGAGAGTCTGCGTAAAGTGGTACCGTGTTACTCCAAGACCCAAAAACTGTCCAAGATCGAGACTCTACGCCTGGCCAAGAATTACATCTGGACCCTCAGCGAGATCCTGCGATCTGGGAAAGCCCCAGACCTCATCACCTTTGTACAGGCGCTCTGTAAAG GTCTTTCCCAACCAACCACCAACCTGGTGGCGGGCTGCCTCCAACTGAACCCTCGCACCTTCCTACCCGACCAGTCACCCGAGCTCCAGGCCCACCTCCCTCCTCCGGGTGGCACTCCCTACGTAGGCCACTTCTCTTACCAGAGCCCGGGCCTGACGCCAGGCCTGCCCAGCCCGCCCTACGGTACCATGGACCCGTCGCATATCTTCCACCAGGTGAAAGGTCCGGCGTACGGCGCCCCGGAAGCGTACTTCGAAGGCGTCCTGGTGACGGACAGCCCCGCTTTCGACCCGCCCCTCAGCCCCCCCCTCAGCATCAACGGAAACTTCTCGTCCTTCAAACACGAGGCGGCGGACTACGACAAGACCTACTCCTTCAGTGTGCACTACGGCGGCGGGGGAGGCACTCACGGAGGGGGGGGTGGCACTCACGGTGGCGTCTACACGCAGGTGGACAACCTGATGGGCTTCGATGGACACTCGCATCACGAGCGGGTGATGAACGCCCAGCTCAATGCCATCTTCCACGAGTCCTGA
- the itprid2 gene encoding protein ITPRID2 isoform X2, translating into MESPAIVLDAVLSPDGSAVADCSLASLRRRAWAKSRESTWQETQKTLTSRPPQEPPPDCTESNGEPKKTSEEPGLSPNKITSWLDQCRTPLAVSLDDQSIPLGKGAPRNGCSFEDDLSLGAEADHLQSSSKTTGSCGSLAADQKRSQYKEKGRSMNSTGSGKSSTVSSVSELLDLYEEDPEEILLNLGFGRDEPDMSSKIPSRFFNSSSAARGIDIKVYLGAQLQRMEVENPNYALTSRFRQIEVLTTVANQFIQLYGHVSGQPVQSVCSFSGSRDQGGGEVTKDQSPPSIFQRRTSAQNVADRLKKSLSKHNLLMASHSPPSRPDDKTPPTLANGHSRQLHDGHSEQDGDEQTAEKHIRKKDSCSLATVTEETSGSGDVEVEQHTHTGQNGPGGEPDFTDTGSTNQSTNEPQASGAEEKSITSNPDKALPNKAPPTQGVAPLSSPLLAQLRTENADSFDMEEIQSNEDEALLSRTSRSSDLLRAVSQQSDSSGFAEEMLSVDASNLKVQESSDSCDSETTVTSHPSHDVATPVALDQPAFDLPDTRVEKSEPTSGATAAAVSNRSSQEQEKNEKCDGNSELVPQYKAHQLPKNIPLKDVRQGGSGPESQENHEQEQTQPLQDDDQRELLSSDPPPLNQLSCNPPCLDLPSLDPPPLNCLPLDPQSSDPLSSNLPSHSPSLDPPPSHHPLSVQAPSPPDHPFNLPTPDSPVLSALSRVKQRLGDAGPRPSRRHHRSGLPLQRSSSLPSSLLSPTRVVSSVKVQLGGGRAFCSQPCYAFRYIQDPNANLETADVPSCISTLVIESTSESDHKYAALPKATPRPLIRSSHSLRSASPPTNWPWITQSVPNLSSKREQFGHDQQGGTPNPGPDIFLSPSPSPRPESPMSTPPVNPSLLYPSFLHPYASLPNLHHHHSNHFPFHQPPMGTPPHYSSLWNLPLGIPPMPHYPAGNYHMAYHSIPHSPPYLGYSGYELSPLPPLAPDHIIHRGGAPPGPGLHPDLGQGHTPHRGLANSSHLGHNLGQSPHPRFGNSSHPGHSLGLHPVVSQGHTSYNGVGNSPHLGHSLGHSPYLGVNPHQSTYTGHNLPHNPHPGFGLLPNPQPSHSLVSSHNPHLGLSPGSCQVLSGTEMQLRRVLHEIRGTVHSLNQRVETSEIFLEASCQQALETLQQKRRSLGLFRAQMMDLELSIVRQQALVYKHLSPADRLEMEHLISLRSAVREELLELEQQLEDKLMDLTQHAAPGKGVSTDNVSTNSTLRAMEPVSDLLREQFLLQSELNYDDHAASSAPSSVSSFRPRTPTPGVSGDPQKPAVYRAFINITPVPPPRTDRLQYQREEEELGAGEKDEALEEAGAERLCEDNLHHIITETRESVTQEVRQEIFNELMVATGASCLLTRPADP; encoded by the exons ATGGAGAGTCCTGCCATCGTCCTGGACGCGGTCCTGTCTCCAG ATGGCAGTGCCGTGGCTGATTGCAGCCTAGCATCCCTACGGCGGCGGGCTTGGGCCAAGAGCAGAGAGTCTACCTGGCAGGAGACACAAAAAACACTGACCTCTCGACCCCCACAGGAACCTCCGCCAGACTGTACTGAGTCCAATGGAGAGCCTAAGAAGACTTCTGAAGAACCCG GACTTAGTCCCAACAAGATCACCAGCTGGCTCGACCAATGCAG GACGCCGCTGGCTGTTTCACTAGATGATCAGAGCATACCTCTGGGCAAAG GGGCACCAAGGAACGGCTGCAGCTTCGAAGATGACCTTTCTCTGGGAGCTGAAG CTGACCATCTTCAGTCCAGCAGCAAGACAACTGGATCCTG TGGCAGTCTGGCTGCCGATCAAAAGAGGAGTCAGTACAAAGAAAAAGGACGAAGTATGAACTCCACCGGGTCTGGAAAGAGCAGCACTGTGTCCAG TGTATCTGAGCTGCTGGACCTGTATGAAGAGGACCCAGAGGAGATCCTGCTGAATCTGGGTTTTGGGAGGGATGAGCCCGACATGTCCTCTAAGATCCCGTCCAGATTCTTCAACAGCTCATCGGCAGCACGCGGCATCGACATCAAG GTGTACCTGGGAGCTCAGCTTCAGCGTATGGAGGTGGAGAACCCAAACTACGCTCTGACAA gTCGCTTCCGTCAGATTGAGGTCTTGACCACAGTGGCCAATCAGTTCATCCAGCTTTACGGCCACGTGTCTGGTCAGCCTGTCCAGAGCGTCTGCAGCTTCAGTGGCAGCAGAGATCAAG GAGGAGGAGAGGTCACCAAAGACCAGTCGccgccatccatttttcagcgAAGAACATCTGCTCAGAATGTGGCCGACCGTCTGAAGAAGAGCCTGAGCAAGCACAATCTGCTAATGGCGTCACATAGTCCGCCGAGCCGACCTGACGATAAGACACCACCCACTCTTGCCAACGGCCACAGCCGGCAACTCCATGACGGGCATTCTGAACAAGATGGCGACGAGCAGACGGCCGAGAAGCACATCCGCAAGAAGGACAGCTGCTCATTGGCCACTGTCACCGAGGAAACCAGTGGGAGTGGTGACGTTGAGGTGgagcagcacacacacaccgg ACAAAATGGACCTGGTGGTGAGCCCGACTTCACTGACACTGGATCAACAAATCAGAGCACAAATGAGCCACAAGCCAGCGGAGCCGAGGAGAAAAGCATAACCTCAAATCCTGACAAAGCCTTGCCCAACAAGGCGCCCCCTACTCAAGGGGTGGCACCTCTGTCATCCCCCCTGCTAGCTCAGTTGCGGACAGAGAACGCAGACTCCTTCGACATGGAGGAG ATTCAGAGCAACGAAGATGAAGCTCTGCTGTCCAGAACGTCTAGAAGTTCAG ATTTGCTGCGGGCCGTGAGCCAGCAGTCGGACAGCAGCGGCTTTGCTGAGGAGATGTTGTCCGTGGATGCCAGCAACCTCAAG GTTCAGGAGAGCAGTGACAGTTGTGACAGCGAAACCACAGTGACATCACACCCTTCGCATGACGTAGCGACACCCGTCGCTCTGGACCAACCGGCGTTCGACTTGCCAGATACCAGGGTTGAGAAGTCGGAACCCACTTCTGGGGCCACGGCTGCAGCCGTATCTAATAGGAGTTCCCAGGAAcaggaaaagaatgaaaaatgtgatgGGAATTCAGAGCTGGTGCCGCAGTACAAAGCACACCAGCTTCCCAAGAACATTCCGTTGAAAGATGTTAGGCAGGGTGGCAGTGGCCCTGAATCTCAGGAAAATCACGAACAGGAACAGACACAACCTTTGCAAGATGATGACCAAAGGGAGCTGCTATCTTCGGATCCGCCACCTTTGAATCAGTTGTCTTGTAATCCGCCGTGCTTGGATCTGCCGTCCTTGGATCCACCTCCTTTGAATTGCCTGCCCTTAGATCCACAATCCTCAGACCCTCTTTCCTCAAATCTGCCCTCACATTCGCCGTCTTTGGATCCACCACCCTCACACCATCCCCTCAGTGTCCAAGCGCCGTCACCCCCGGATCATCCTTTCAATCTACCCACTCCAGACTCTCCCGTCCTGAGTGCTCTGAGTCGCGTCAAACAACGTTTGGGTGACGCAGGTCCACGCCCAAGCAGAAGGCATCATCGAAGCGGTCTTCCCTTGCAGAGATCGTCCTCGCTCCCGTCTTCTCTGCTGTCCCCCACCAGGGTGGTGTCCTCAGTTAAGGTCCAGTTAGGAGGAGGCCGAGCATTTTGCAGCCAGCCCTGCTATGCCTTCCGTTACATCCAGGACCCTAACGCCAACCTGGAGACTGCCGATGTGCCCTCCTGTATCTCCACGCTGGTCATTGAGAGCACTTCAGAGTCCGACCACAAATATGCTGCCCTGCCGAAAGCAACCCCCCGTCCACTCATACGGTCATCACATTCGCTGAGATCTGCCAGCCCTCCTACTAATTGGCCCTGGATCACCCAGAGTGTCCCCAATCTTTCTTCCAAACGGGAGCAATTTGGACACGATCAGCAGGGTGGGACCCCAAATCCGGGACCAGATATCTTCCTCTCCCCTAGTCCTAGCCCCAGACCAGAGAGTCCTATGTCCACCCCCCCTGTGAACCCATCCCTGCTGTACCCCAGCTTTCTTCATCCCTATGCCAGTCTCCCCAACCTCCACCACCATCATTCTAACCACTTCCCATTCCACCAGCCCCCGATGGGTACGCCTCCCCACTACAGTAGCCTGTGGAACCTACCTTTGGGAATTCCTCCCATGCCCCACTACCCCGCTGGCAACTACCACATGGCATATCATTCCATTCCCCACAGCCCGCCCTATCTGGGTTACAGTGGTTACGAACTCAGCCCCTTGCCCCCGTTGGCCCCAGACCACATCATACATCGGGGTGGTGCCCCTCCTGGGCCGGGTTTGCACCCGGATCTTGGCCAGGGTCACACTCCCCACCGTGGTCTCGCAAATAGCTCTCACCTGGGTCACAATCTTGGTCAGAGCCCCCACCCAAGATTTGGTAATAGCTCCCACCCAGGTCACAGTCTGGGCCTCCACCCAGTTGTCAGCCAGGGTCACACCTCCTACAATGGTGTTGGCAATAGCCCTCACCTGGGTCATAGTCTTGGTCACAGCCCCTACCTAGGTGTCAACCCGCATCAGAGCACCTACACGGGTCATAACCTGCCTCACAACCCTCACCCGGGTTTCGGGCTTTTGCCCAACCCCCAACCCAGTCACAGCCTGGTTTCTAGTCATAATCCTCATTTGGGCTTGAGTCCGGGTTCCTGTCAGGTGTTGTCTGGTACGGAGATGCAACTGAGGAGGGTTCTACACGAAATCAGAGGGACCGTTCATAGTCTGAACCAG CGCGTGGAAACCTCTGAAATATTTCTTGAAGCCTCCTGCCAACAG GCTCTGGAAACGCTCCAGCAGAAGAGGCGGAGTCTGGGCCTGTTTCGGGCACAGATGATGGACCTGGAGCTGTCCATTGTCCGCCAGCAGGCCCTTGTCTACAAACACCTGAGCCCCGCTGACAG GTTGGAGATGGAGCATCTTATATCTCTGCGGTCAGCCGTCAGAGAAGAGCTGCTGGAGTTGGAACAACAGTTGGAGGATAAATTGATGGACCTGACGCAACATGCAGCGCCAGGCAAG GGCGTCAGCACGGACAACGTGTCTACCAACTCTACACTGAGAGCCATGGAGCCG
- the itprid2 gene encoding protein ITPRID2 isoform X1, with protein sequence MESPAIVLDAVLSPDGSAVADCSLASLRRRAWAKSRESTWQETQKTLTSRPPQEPPPDCTESNGEPKKTSEEPGLSPNKITSWLDQCRTPLAVSLDDQSIPLGKGAPRNGCSFEDDLSLGAEADHLQSSSKTTGSCGSLAADQKRSQYKEKGRSMNSTGSGKSSTVSSVSELLDLYEEDPEEILLNLGFGRDEPDMSSKIPSRFFNSSSAARGIDIKVYLGAQLQRMEVENPNYALTSRFRQIEVLTTVANQFIQLYGHVSGQPVQSVCSFSGSRDQGGGEVTKDQSPPSIFQRRTSAQNVADRLKKSLSKHNLLMASHSPPSRPDDKTPPTLANGHSRQLHDGHSEQDGDEQTAEKHIRKKDSCSLATVTEETSGSGDVEVEQHTHTGQNGPGGEPDFTDTGSTNQSTNEPQASGAEEKSITSNPDKALPNKAPPTQGVAPLSSPLLAQLRTENADSFDMEEIQSNEDEALLSRTSRSSDLLRAVSQQSDSSGFAEEMLSVDASNLKVQESSDSCDSETTVTSHPSHDVATPVALDQPAFDLPDTRVEKSEPTSGATAAAVSNRSSQEQEKNEKCDGNSELVPQYKAHQLPKNIPLKDVRQGGSGPESQENHEQEQTQPLQDDDQRELLSSDPPPLNQLSCNPPCLDLPSLDPPPLNCLPLDPQSSDPLSSNLPSHSPSLDPPPSHHPLSVQAPSPPDHPFNLPTPDSPVLSALSRVKQRLGDAGPRPSRRHHRSGLPLQRSSSLPSSLLSPTRVVSSVKVQLGGGRAFCSQPCYAFRYIQDPNANLETADVPSCISTLVIESTSESDHKYAALPKATPRPLIRSSHSLRSASPPTNWPWITQSVPNLSSKREQFGHDQQGGTPNPGPDIFLSPSPSPRPESPMSTPPVNPSLLYPSFLHPYASLPNLHHHHSNHFPFHQPPMGTPPHYSSLWNLPLGIPPMPHYPAGNYHMAYHSIPHSPPYLGYSGYELSPLPPLAPDHIIHRGGAPPGPGLHPDLGQGHTPHRGLANSSHLGHNLGQSPHPRFGNSSHPGHSLGLHPVVSQGHTSYNGVGNSPHLGHSLGHSPYLGVNPHQSTYTGHNLPHNPHPGFGLLPNPQPSHSLVSSHNPHLGLSPGSCQVLSGTEMQLRRVLHEIRGTVHSLNQQRVETSEIFLEASCQQALETLQQKRRSLGLFRAQMMDLELSIVRQQALVYKHLSPADRLEMEHLISLRSAVREELLELEQQLEDKLMDLTQHAAPGKGVSTDNVSTNSTLRAMEPVSDLLREQFLLQSELNYDDHAASSAPSSVSSFRPRTPTPGVSGDPQKPAVYRAFINITPVPPPRTDRLQYQREEEELGAGEKDEALEEAGAERLCEDNLHHIITETRESVTQEVRQEIFNELMVATGASCLLTRPADP encoded by the exons ATGGAGAGTCCTGCCATCGTCCTGGACGCGGTCCTGTCTCCAG ATGGCAGTGCCGTGGCTGATTGCAGCCTAGCATCCCTACGGCGGCGGGCTTGGGCCAAGAGCAGAGAGTCTACCTGGCAGGAGACACAAAAAACACTGACCTCTCGACCCCCACAGGAACCTCCGCCAGACTGTACTGAGTCCAATGGAGAGCCTAAGAAGACTTCTGAAGAACCCG GACTTAGTCCCAACAAGATCACCAGCTGGCTCGACCAATGCAG GACGCCGCTGGCTGTTTCACTAGATGATCAGAGCATACCTCTGGGCAAAG GGGCACCAAGGAACGGCTGCAGCTTCGAAGATGACCTTTCTCTGGGAGCTGAAG CTGACCATCTTCAGTCCAGCAGCAAGACAACTGGATCCTG TGGCAGTCTGGCTGCCGATCAAAAGAGGAGTCAGTACAAAGAAAAAGGACGAAGTATGAACTCCACCGGGTCTGGAAAGAGCAGCACTGTGTCCAG TGTATCTGAGCTGCTGGACCTGTATGAAGAGGACCCAGAGGAGATCCTGCTGAATCTGGGTTTTGGGAGGGATGAGCCCGACATGTCCTCTAAGATCCCGTCCAGATTCTTCAACAGCTCATCGGCAGCACGCGGCATCGACATCAAG GTGTACCTGGGAGCTCAGCTTCAGCGTATGGAGGTGGAGAACCCAAACTACGCTCTGACAA gTCGCTTCCGTCAGATTGAGGTCTTGACCACAGTGGCCAATCAGTTCATCCAGCTTTACGGCCACGTGTCTGGTCAGCCTGTCCAGAGCGTCTGCAGCTTCAGTGGCAGCAGAGATCAAG GAGGAGGAGAGGTCACCAAAGACCAGTCGccgccatccatttttcagcgAAGAACATCTGCTCAGAATGTGGCCGACCGTCTGAAGAAGAGCCTGAGCAAGCACAATCTGCTAATGGCGTCACATAGTCCGCCGAGCCGACCTGACGATAAGACACCACCCACTCTTGCCAACGGCCACAGCCGGCAACTCCATGACGGGCATTCTGAACAAGATGGCGACGAGCAGACGGCCGAGAAGCACATCCGCAAGAAGGACAGCTGCTCATTGGCCACTGTCACCGAGGAAACCAGTGGGAGTGGTGACGTTGAGGTGgagcagcacacacacaccgg ACAAAATGGACCTGGTGGTGAGCCCGACTTCACTGACACTGGATCAACAAATCAGAGCACAAATGAGCCACAAGCCAGCGGAGCCGAGGAGAAAAGCATAACCTCAAATCCTGACAAAGCCTTGCCCAACAAGGCGCCCCCTACTCAAGGGGTGGCACCTCTGTCATCCCCCCTGCTAGCTCAGTTGCGGACAGAGAACGCAGACTCCTTCGACATGGAGGAG ATTCAGAGCAACGAAGATGAAGCTCTGCTGTCCAGAACGTCTAGAAGTTCAG ATTTGCTGCGGGCCGTGAGCCAGCAGTCGGACAGCAGCGGCTTTGCTGAGGAGATGTTGTCCGTGGATGCCAGCAACCTCAAG GTTCAGGAGAGCAGTGACAGTTGTGACAGCGAAACCACAGTGACATCACACCCTTCGCATGACGTAGCGACACCCGTCGCTCTGGACCAACCGGCGTTCGACTTGCCAGATACCAGGGTTGAGAAGTCGGAACCCACTTCTGGGGCCACGGCTGCAGCCGTATCTAATAGGAGTTCCCAGGAAcaggaaaagaatgaaaaatgtgatgGGAATTCAGAGCTGGTGCCGCAGTACAAAGCACACCAGCTTCCCAAGAACATTCCGTTGAAAGATGTTAGGCAGGGTGGCAGTGGCCCTGAATCTCAGGAAAATCACGAACAGGAACAGACACAACCTTTGCAAGATGATGACCAAAGGGAGCTGCTATCTTCGGATCCGCCACCTTTGAATCAGTTGTCTTGTAATCCGCCGTGCTTGGATCTGCCGTCCTTGGATCCACCTCCTTTGAATTGCCTGCCCTTAGATCCACAATCCTCAGACCCTCTTTCCTCAAATCTGCCCTCACATTCGCCGTCTTTGGATCCACCACCCTCACACCATCCCCTCAGTGTCCAAGCGCCGTCACCCCCGGATCATCCTTTCAATCTACCCACTCCAGACTCTCCCGTCCTGAGTGCTCTGAGTCGCGTCAAACAACGTTTGGGTGACGCAGGTCCACGCCCAAGCAGAAGGCATCATCGAAGCGGTCTTCCCTTGCAGAGATCGTCCTCGCTCCCGTCTTCTCTGCTGTCCCCCACCAGGGTGGTGTCCTCAGTTAAGGTCCAGTTAGGAGGAGGCCGAGCATTTTGCAGCCAGCCCTGCTATGCCTTCCGTTACATCCAGGACCCTAACGCCAACCTGGAGACTGCCGATGTGCCCTCCTGTATCTCCACGCTGGTCATTGAGAGCACTTCAGAGTCCGACCACAAATATGCTGCCCTGCCGAAAGCAACCCCCCGTCCACTCATACGGTCATCACATTCGCTGAGATCTGCCAGCCCTCCTACTAATTGGCCCTGGATCACCCAGAGTGTCCCCAATCTTTCTTCCAAACGGGAGCAATTTGGACACGATCAGCAGGGTGGGACCCCAAATCCGGGACCAGATATCTTCCTCTCCCCTAGTCCTAGCCCCAGACCAGAGAGTCCTATGTCCACCCCCCCTGTGAACCCATCCCTGCTGTACCCCAGCTTTCTTCATCCCTATGCCAGTCTCCCCAACCTCCACCACCATCATTCTAACCACTTCCCATTCCACCAGCCCCCGATGGGTACGCCTCCCCACTACAGTAGCCTGTGGAACCTACCTTTGGGAATTCCTCCCATGCCCCACTACCCCGCTGGCAACTACCACATGGCATATCATTCCATTCCCCACAGCCCGCCCTATCTGGGTTACAGTGGTTACGAACTCAGCCCCTTGCCCCCGTTGGCCCCAGACCACATCATACATCGGGGTGGTGCCCCTCCTGGGCCGGGTTTGCACCCGGATCTTGGCCAGGGTCACACTCCCCACCGTGGTCTCGCAAATAGCTCTCACCTGGGTCACAATCTTGGTCAGAGCCCCCACCCAAGATTTGGTAATAGCTCCCACCCAGGTCACAGTCTGGGCCTCCACCCAGTTGTCAGCCAGGGTCACACCTCCTACAATGGTGTTGGCAATAGCCCTCACCTGGGTCATAGTCTTGGTCACAGCCCCTACCTAGGTGTCAACCCGCATCAGAGCACCTACACGGGTCATAACCTGCCTCACAACCCTCACCCGGGTTTCGGGCTTTTGCCCAACCCCCAACCCAGTCACAGCCTGGTTTCTAGTCATAATCCTCATTTGGGCTTGAGTCCGGGTTCCTGTCAGGTGTTGTCTGGTACGGAGATGCAACTGAGGAGGGTTCTACACGAAATCAGAGGGACCGTTCATAGTCTGAACCAG CAGCGCGTGGAAACCTCTGAAATATTTCTTGAAGCCTCCTGCCAACAG GCTCTGGAAACGCTCCAGCAGAAGAGGCGGAGTCTGGGCCTGTTTCGGGCACAGATGATGGACCTGGAGCTGTCCATTGTCCGCCAGCAGGCCCTTGTCTACAAACACCTGAGCCCCGCTGACAG GTTGGAGATGGAGCATCTTATATCTCTGCGGTCAGCCGTCAGAGAAGAGCTGCTGGAGTTGGAACAACAGTTGGAGGATAAATTGATGGACCTGACGCAACATGCAGCGCCAGGCAAG GGCGTCAGCACGGACAACGTGTCTACCAACTCTACACTGAGAGCCATGGAGCCG